One genomic segment of [Phormidium] sp. ETS-05 includes these proteins:
- a CDS encoding dCMP deaminase family protein: MNITPEAQISLRPTWDEYFLMLAKLAAMRSTCLAFPVGAAIVKDRQVLATGYNGSPAGSVHCTEQGYCYPGLSSCDASKVMPSRAVHAEANAIAQAAKHGIATTGASIYVTLEPCLSCLKLIISAGITEVFYETTFNSGDNARVRDSFIQDGLVTLKQIHISEAIGQKAATFLLNPTSLIKPNAPNITTTTETDK; the protein is encoded by the coding sequence ATGAATATTACCCCAGAAGCTCAAATATCACTCCGACCGACTTGGGATGAGTATTTTCTGATGCTGGCGAAATTGGCGGCGATGCGATCGACCTGTCTGGCGTTCCCCGTGGGAGCGGCGATCGTCAAAGACAGACAAGTTTTGGCTACTGGTTACAACGGTTCCCCCGCTGGTTCGGTCCACTGCACCGAGCAGGGATATTGCTATCCGGGTTTGAGTAGTTGCGATGCTAGTAAGGTGATGCCATCCCGGGCGGTGCATGCGGAGGCAAACGCGATCGCCCAAGCCGCCAAACACGGCATCGCCACCACCGGCGCCAGCATCTACGTTACCTTAGAACCGTGCCTCTCCTGCTTAAAATTAATCATTTCTGCAGGAATCACCGAGGTTTTTTATGAAACCACCTTCAACAGCGGCGATAACGCTCGCGTTCGCGACTCCTTTATCCAAGATGGCTTAGTGACGCTCAAGCAGATTCACATATCCGAGGCGATCGGCCAAAAAGCCGCCACATTTCTCCTCAACCCCACATCTCTCATCAAACCCAACGCCCCCAACATCACCACAACAACTGAAACCGATAAATAA